A region from the Leishmania panamensis strain MHOM/PA/94/PSC-1 chromosome 20 sequence genome encodes:
- a CDS encoding twinfilin, putative (TriTrypDB/GeneDB-style sysID: LpmP.20.1970) — protein MLQIELSIAPDAQAALEESGKQNTTTVAVLITIEKEVLHLLAPPVSFSGDGFEHDLTTTRTFLDAKSVSAAYIVVRSAPSTQHVVMYVSDSAAAKNRMLYSTGLRSMVEATPHAQKQTIQISSVNELLPSLFEAEPMNVREDLMTESERHRAAIARMVVAPQPVALPGVAIKMTPEASDMLSQFAGGAVDVATFKIEAEQLKLDQVVKQLGGDFNQVKSILTDTDPRFVLLRYPSPKTQRAEAVMVYVCPPTCSPKIKIQYASSVAAFREQALHYKIKFAHKVETDTPSTLVEDVHSAFEPFPSGAARGAQGEAPSCSSVSSAPKGHRMLI, from the coding sequence ATGCTACAAATCGAGCTCTCCATCGCGCCGGATGcccaggcggcgctggaggaatCGGGCAAGCAGAACACTACCACGGTGGCTGTGCTCATCACCATTGAAAAGGAAGTGCTTCACttgctggcgccgccagTGTCCTTCAGCGGCGACGGGTTTGAGCATGACCTGACGACGACCCGTACATTCCTGGATGCGAAGAGCGTGTCAGCAGCGTACAttgtggtgcgcagcgcaccgAGTACGCAACATGTTGTCATGTATGTGAGTGACTCAGCAGCTGCTAAGAATCGTATGCTCTACTCCACTGGATTACGGAGTATGGTGGAGGCGACGCCTCATGCGCAGAAGCAGACGATTCAAATCTCCTCCGTTAACGAGCTACTTCCGTCGCTGTTCGAGGCGGAGCCCATGAACGTGCGGGAGGACTTGATGACGGAGAGTGAGCGGCATCGTGCCGCGATTGCGCGAATGGTGGTGGCACCCCAGCCAGTGGCTCTCCCCGGCGTGGCCATCAAGATGACTCCGGAGGCGAGCGATATGCTATCACAGTTTGCTGGCGGCGCGGTGGACGTGGCCACGTTCAAGATTGAAGCGGAGCAGCTTAAGCTGGACCAAGTGGTGAAGCAGCTGGGCGGGGACTTTAATCAGGTGAAGTCCATACTGACGGACACGGACCCCCGCTTCGTGCTCCTGCGCTACCCCTCGCCTAAGACGCAGCGCGCCGAAGCCGTCATGGTGTACGTGTGCCCGCCTACTTGTAGTCCCAAAATCAAAATTCAGTACGCCTCGTCGGTCGCTGCCTTCCGTGAGCAGGCCTTGCACTACAAGATCAAGTTTGCGCACAAGGTAGAGACCGACACCCCGTCGACGCTTGTGGAGGATGTGCACAGCGCCTTCGAGCCGTTCCCGTCTGGTGCCGCACGTGGGGCTCAAGGTGAAGCGCCGTCATGTTCTTCGGTCTCGTCGGCACCGAAGGGCCACCGTATGCTCATTTGA
- a CDS encoding hypothetical protein (TriTrypDB/GeneDB-style sysID: LpmP.20.1980): MQQVFQEDAARGGEVKPLIRFPLPVELATNLTATGKRSRSSAGMKSATGCSTAASPVTPLTPEERAALCCFIMYGNQSTPASLWFYHHAEKYSTPAQLLASHTGPSRSAVASQHRWCFVALRQAMSLLCRVVRLDSSGFYLHSTSPSKAGVGATAATCGELALSTDAPAESARATTLELYCRFQALELELEDVTLRTEAATQADTVPESVRQQLRSDVEATVVCIKESLNALEDTLVQMLLGSFTDVSVKSASTADMSAAPSLEYVARILRELPSVLQSEQWPAQFICDSDALLTGGGLEPENVGAITSSSTSSLERTLLGTAPVPATDTAMSQLLEQLGGAATSLALRSLFDLCHADVWNLLGVAAASPISRLAALEKLSAETSSGSASAATPCRPVLDVETLEFKEILIRAWNRQYGCVGLRRLFFEMQALFYQLAIHAQATSKLAGGGSGATLGNVCALWGTWRLSLQKRSAAFLAKLGATEKPAAELLDDSTLRVNSCYSMRQHAVPISGVTEVQGMVLRVITKLQAVDTKGWFAVPAFDLVNVDFTSVRHWILTPVFARKSKREAYCCLCRVLERMVDSCVQKYGPTHAFSVVITTVRQQLVDVARTEGLL; this comes from the coding sequence ATGCAGCAGGTTTTTCAAGAGGACGCCGCACGGGGCGGGGAGGTCAAGCCACTCAttcgctttcctctcccgGTAGAGTTGGCGACGAACTTGACAGCGACAGGGaagcgctcgcgcagctctgcgggGATGAAAAGTGCAACAGGttgctccaccgccgccagcccCGTAACACCACTGACGCCGGAGGAGCGTGCGGCGCTCTGTTGCTTCATTATGTACGGCAATCAGTCTACACCTGCCTCACTGTGGTTCTATCACCACGCTGAGAAGTACTCCACtccggcgcagctcctcgccaGCCACACGGGACCGTCTCGCTCTGCAGTGGCCTCTCAGCATCGATGGTGCTTCGTGGCTCTTCGTCAGGCCATGTCGCTCCTCTGCCGGGTTGTCCGACTGGACAGCTCCGGGTTTTATCTTCACTCTACGTCTCCATCGAAAGCCGGAGTCGGCGCAACCGCGGCGACATGCGGTGAATTAGCTTTATCTACTGATGCTCCTGCGGAATCTGCACGTGCGACGACACTGGAGTTGTATTGTCGCTTTCAAGCACTTGAGCTCGAGTTGGAAGATGTGACGCTGCGAACCGAAGCAGCCACGCAGGCAGACACAGTTCCGGAGTCCGTACGCCAGCAACTGCGATCGGATGTGGAGGCGACAGTGGTGTGCATCAAGGAGAGCTTGAATGCGCTGGAGGATACTCTAGTGCAGATGCTACTCGGCAGCTTTACAGACGTTAGCGTCAAGAGCGCGAGCACGGCGGACAtgtctgcagcgccgtcgctggagTATGTAGCAAGGATCCTACGGGAGCTGCCATCCGTGCTCCAGTCGGAACAGTGGCCTGCCCAGTTTATTTGTGATAGTGATGCTTTGTTAACAGGTGGCGGCTTAGAGCCGGAGAATGTCGGGGCAATCACATCGTCGTCAACTTCCTCTCTTGAGCGGACGCTCCTGGGCACTGCACCGGTCCCTGCGACCGACACTGCAATGTCGCAGCTTCTCGAGCAGCTGGGAGGTGCGGCGACATCGCTGGCTTTGCGGAGCTTGTTTGATCTCTGCCACGCGGACGTGTGGAACCTCCTCGGGGTTGCGGCGGCCTCTCCGATCAGCCGACTCGCCGCCCTCGAGAAACTTTCGGCGGAAACATCGAGTGGGTCGGCGAGTGCGGCCACACCGTGTCGACCCGTGCTCGACGTCGAGACCCTCGAGTTCAAAGAGATTCTCATACGAGCGTGGAACCGCCAGTACGGCTGCGTtggcctccgccgcctctttTTCGAGATGCAGGCACTGTTCTACCAGCTCGCGATACATGCGCAAGCCACATCAAAGCTGGCCGGGGGTGGTAGCGGCGCCACCCTTGGCAACGTCTGTGCGCTCTGGGGCACGTGGCGCCTCTCGCTGCAGAAGCGGTCAGCCGCGTTTCTGGCGAAGCTCGGCGCTACTGAGAAGCCTGCCGCTGAGCTTCTCGATGACTCCACTTTGAGGGTGAACTCGTGTTACTCAATGCGCCAGCACGCCGTTCCTATCAGTGGCGTGACAGAGGTGCAGGGAATGGTCCTTCGCGTTATCACGAAGTTGCAGGCTGTCGATACGAAGGGCTGGTTCGCTGTCCCAGCGTTTGACCTGGTGAACGTGGATTTCACGAGTGTGCGCCACTGGATTTTGACCCCTGTCTTTGCGCGCAAGTCCAAGCGAGAGGCctactgctgcctctgccgcgtaCTGGAGCGGATGGTGGACAGCTGTGTGCAGAAGTACGGTCCTACCCATGCCTTCAGTGTTGTCATCACAACTGTGCGACAGCAGCTCGTTGACGTGGCTCGTACGGAAGGACTCTTGTAA
- a CDS encoding hypothetical protein (TriTrypDB/GeneDB-style sysID: LpmP.20.1990): protein MFQRTTLCCYSALIGQATPVFLGSKGGTPKRKKNPMQLRRKTYGLHFKERYLKMEEWYYCPLCAEPKKQGEWCRREDCRQIKP from the coding sequence ATGTTCCAGCGAACAACACTGTGTTGCTACAGTGCTCTGATTGGCCAGGCCACGCCAGTGTTTCTCGGTAGCAAGGGCGGTACGCCAAAGCGCAAGAAGAACCCGATGCAGCTCCGCCGAAAGACGTACGGTCTTCACTTCAAAGAGCGCTACCTCAAGATGGAGGAGTGGTACTACTGCCCTCTCTGTGCAGAGCCTAAGAAGCAAGGCGAGTGGTGCAGACGCGAGGACTGCCGTCAAATCAAGCCGTAA
- a CDS encoding hypothetical protein (TriTrypDB/GeneDB-style sysID: LpmP.20.2000), with protein sequence MAAMDYLFYAGLLLLTHAVYMAYSIREQLQVAQHSRSYIPATNLEGHSVFPTAMMVPITIEVLAGMLLGIAGFAHRHKMQDARLCDVTKYLRYDNQMNSGVGFIHFNHRGTVACRKDELQDDSKSLLQKKKD encoded by the coding sequence ATGGCGGCGATGGACTACCTTTTTTACGCAGGactgctcctcctcacccaTGCAGTGTACATGGCCTACTCCATCCGCGAGCAGCTACAGGTGGCCCAGCACAGTCGCAGCTACATCCCTGCAACCAACCTCGAGGGCCACAGTGTGTTTCCCACAGCAATGATGGTGCCCATCACGATAGAAGTGCTTGCGGGCATGCTGCTGGGCATTGCTGGCTTCGCGCACCGCCACAAGATGCAGGACGCGCGACTGTGCGATGTCACCAAGTACCTTCGCTACGACAATCAGATGAACTCGGGCGTAGGCTTCATTCACTTCAATCACCGTGGCACTGTTGCTTGCAGGAAGGATGAGCTACAGGACGACTCCAAGTCGCTCttgcagaagaagaaggatTGA
- a CDS encoding clathrin coat assembly protein AP17, putative (TriTrypDB/GeneDB-style sysID: LpmP.20.2010): MIHFILLQNRMGNTRLAKFYIPVDDAGQAQIKRQVNAIVNARDARATNFVSYKDIKLVYRRYAGLFFILGIDQEDNDLMYVELIHLLVEVLDMFFKDVCELDLIFNFHKVYMIIDEMVMGGEIQEVSRPVILNRLQELEISSK; encoded by the coding sequence ATGATTCACTTCATCCTCCTGCAGAACCGCATGGGCAACACCCGGCTCGCCAAGTTTTACATTCCAGTCGATGATGCCGGCCAGGCGCAGATCAAACGTCAGGTCAACGCTATCGTGAACGCACGCGATGCACGTGCGACAAACTTTGTTTCGTACAAGGATATCAAGCTTGTCTATCGCCGCTATGCCGGGCTCTTCTTCATCCTCGGCATCGATCAGGAGGACAACGACTTGATGTACGTCGAGCTGATTCACCTGCTTGTGGAAGTACTGGACATGTTCTTCAAGGATGTGTGCGAGCTGGACTTGATCTTTAACTTCCACAAGGTGTACATGATCATCGATGAAATGGTTATGGGCGGTGAGATTCAGGAGGTGTCGCGGCCAGTCATTTTAAACCGACTACAGGAGCTCGAGATCTCGAGTAAGTAG
- a CDS encoding asparaginyl-tRNA synthetase, putative (TriTrypDB/GeneDB-style sysID: LpmP.20.2020) produces MHAKGAARLRQHLAARQRMCLLSTWPVWWVAAKLTRGESEAMGWRATLQMDVEIIVEKLVGPASQIMARRVGRAVIDAPASAATSLPVAPGREFTVRRCSLSVPGSLQSPPPLRVTSLPLCGRAFCASTCTIPSAAPRLATTSSLALVHQLSFFSTSLSRCPFLFLALPHALVRHRRALPPHEHRSLCLLLHTSYRAIVIHHQSVLLFKTSDSQGPPRKTEGEMEDEQQRAAVIAQLKTVVGLDDKGAKDLSSKPARVADVLAFFAQYNINEASPRDQKVMLFNVWTKVKKLVHRKPIASFILDGQLDSTQKVDAAIKFVNATECEGVDTAAMLAECGVGVTVSPEDVEKAVAEVLATEDASAVKAKWDKNPNMMLGQMRRVAALRWADVEHVRAALEKQVPVLIKDIVVAAKPTVALPQAAKEETAAGPRKGVEVCQQNSNFRAVSQGLPRTAIGELPSQKESACVYVVGWAHRVRHQSRMSFVVLRDGSGFIQCVFDGSTEPFHRESCIAIRGTLRYEPKAKSELQPPMELHVHEYAIVGNSDGTIETIITAESSVDKLYDQRHIVARGTVASSVLKVRHELLRAFREYFWSRRYYEVTPPTLVQTQVEGGSTLFDVLYYGESAYLTQSSQLYLETVTASLGSVYCCLPSYRAEKSKTKRHLSEFTHLEIEYDVCSFEDLLNHLEDMICTVIHTVIERAGNMVAMLNPTQLINSNGDVRDSTNYKFTPKRPFRRLRYADAIQFCNENGILNTETGKPFEFGDDITDQPERAMVAQMGEFVFMTHFPAQMKSFYMQRDPADTTLTESVDVLVPGIGEVVGGSMRMYKYDELLDAYKREGLDASTYYWYTDQRRYGGAPHGGFGLGVERLLVWMLNLDNVKDACMYPRYMGRCKP; encoded by the coding sequence ATGCATGCCAAAGGTGCAGCGAGGCTGCGACAACACCTCGCTGCGAGGCAGCGGATGTGCTTATTGAGCACGTGGCCGGTGTGGTGGGTGGCGGCGAAGTTGACGAGGGGTGAGAGCGAGGCAATGGGCTGGCGGGCGACCCTGCAGATGGATGTGGAGATCATTGTGGAGAAGCTTGTTGGGCCTGCTTCTCAGATAATGGCACGCAGAGTCGGACGGGCTGTGATCGATGCgcctgcttcagcagcgacgtcgctgccTGTTGCACCCGGGCGTGAGTTTACAGTGCGCCGTTGCTCTCTGTCGGTACCTGGATCTTTAcagtcgccaccaccactgcgggTGACTTCGTTGCCATTGTGTGGTCGAGCTTTCTGCGCGAGCACTTGTACAAttccatcagcagcgccacgtctGGCAACCACCTCGTCTCTTGCGCTTGTTCATCAACTCTCGTTCTTCTCTACGTCCCTCTCCCGttgccctttcctctttctggCATTGCCGCACGCCCTGGTGCGTCACCGCCGGGCCCTGCCGCCTCACGAGCACCGATCACTGTGTCTGCTCTTGCACACGTCTTACAGAGCCATAGTCATTCACCACCAGTCCGTGTTACTATTTAAGACCTCGGATTCGCAAGGCCCACCGAGAAAAACAGAAGGGGAGATGGAGGACGAACAGCAACGTGCCGCTGTCATCGCACAGCTCAAGACGGTTGTTGGCCTTGACGACAAGGGCGCCAAGGACTTGTCCAGCAAACCGGCGCGCGTTGCCGATGTGCTCGCCTTCTTTGCGCAGTACAACATCAATGAGGCCTCTCCTCGTGACCAGAAGGTCATGCTCTTCAACGTGTGGacgaaggtgaagaagctTGTGCACCGCAAACCCATTGCCAGTTTCATCCTCGACGGGCAGCTCGACAGCACGCAAAAGGTCGACGCTGCCATCAAGTTTGTGAACGCGACCGAGTGTGAGGGGGTCGACACGGCGGCCATGCTGGCGGAgtgcggcgtcggcgtgACGGTGTCGCCGGAGGACGTGGAGAAGGCCGTTGCCGAGGTCCTCGCCACCGAGGATGCGAGCGCCGTCAAGGCAAAGTGGGACAAAAATCCAAACATGATGCTGGGACAGATGCGCCGTGTGGCGGCCCTGCGTTGGGCCGACGTCGAacacgtgcgcgcggcgCTCGAAAAGCAGGTGCCGGTGCTGATCAAGGACATTGTGGTTGCGGCGAAGCCCACTGTAGCGTTGCCACAGGCCGCGAAAGAGGAGACCGCCGCTGGACCGAGGAAGGGAGTTGAGGTGTGCCAGCAGAACTCGAACTTTAGGGCTGTTTCGCAGGGACTGCCACGCACCGCGATTGGCGAGTTGCCGTCGCAAAAGGAGAGTGCCTGTGTCTACGTTGTTGGTTGGGCTCACCGCGTGCGCCATCAGTCTCGCATGTCCTTTGTagtgctgcgcgatggcTCGGGCTTCATCCAGTGCGTGTTCGACGGCTCTACGGAACCCTTCCACCGCGAGTCGTGCATCGCCATTCGCGGCACGCTGCGCTACGAGCCAAAGGCGAAGtcggagctgcagccgccgatGGAACTGCACGTGCACGAGTACGCTATCGTTGGCAACTCTGACGGTACGATTGAGACGATCATCACAGCTGAAAGCTCCGTTGATAAACTGTACGACCAGCGCCATATTGTGGCTCGCGGCACCGTGGCGTCATCTGTGCTCAAGGTCCGtcacgagctgctgcgcgccttcCGCGAGTACTTCTGGTCGCGCCGTTACTACGAGGTGACGCCGCCAACGCTGGTGCAGACGCAGGTGGAGGGCGGGTCGACGCTGTTTGACGTCCTCTATTACGGTGAGAGCGCCTATCTAACGCAGTCTTCACAACTCTACCTCGAAACTGTGACGGCATCACTGGGCAGTGTGTACTGTTGCCTGCCGAGCTACCGCGCCGAGAAATCCAAGACGAAGCGCCACCTCAGCGAGTTCACGCACTTGGAGATCGAGTATGACGTTTGCTCCTTTGAGGATCTTTTGAACCACCTGGAGGACATGATCTGCACCGTCATCCACACCGTCATTGAGCGCGCCGGCAACATGGTGGCCATGCTGAACCCCACCCAACTCATCAACTCCAACGGAGATGTTCGGGACTCCACCAATTACAAATTTACGCCGAAGCGCCCcttccgccgcctccgctaTGCCGACGCGATCCAGTTCTGCAACGAGAACGGCATTTTGAACACCGAGACTGGCAAGCCCTTCGAGTTCGGCGACGACATCACCGATCAGCCGGAGCGCGCCATGGTGGCCCAGATGGGCGAGTTTGTGTTTATGACGCACTTCCCTGCCCAGATGAAGTCTTTCTACATGCAGCGCGACCCTGCCGATACGACGCTGACGGAGTCAGTCGACGTCCTAGTGCCAGGCATTGGCGAGGTGGTTGGTGGCTCGATGCGTATGTACAAGTACGATGAGCTGCTCGATGCGTACAAGCGCGAGGGCCTCGATGCGTCCACGTACTACTGGTACACAGACCAGCGCCGCTACGGCGGTGCTCCACACGGCGGCTTTGGACTCGGTGTCGAGCGTCTGCTAGTGTGGATGCTGAACCTGGATAACGTGAAGGACGCATGTATGTACCCCCGTTACATGGGCCGCTGCAAGCCGTAG
- a CDS encoding hypothetical protein (TriTrypDB/GeneDB-style sysID: LpmP.20.2030), with amino-acid sequence MLSCPKLPAERSEGQIHYSLRCSLLREERCQRDSLFSQAKEEHRQLCAVCAEESKTEWVREDARRAANISPPEPCPSRYAYKYKAGTTVSVLPVGQLTAVLNQRPSATVDPGNAEENLLEPWESENRVDLQEWELGERQEMLHAFQTILVAQHEHELALREAACKLVMGGATALDWTSYPHYAEPGLHP; translated from the coding sequence ATGCTTTCCTGCCCCAAGTTACCTGCAGAACGCTCTGAGGGGCAGATTCACTACAGTCTGCGCTGCTCGCTGCTACGAGAGGAGCGGTGTCAGCGCGACTCACTGTTCTCGCAGGCAAAGGAGGAGCACAGACAGCTCTGCGCTGTGTGCGCTGAAGAGTCGAAGACGGAGTGGGTGCGAGAGGATGCAAGAAGAGCGGCCAATATAAGTCCACCAGAACCGTGTCCTTCGCGATATGCGTACAAGTACAAGGCAGGAACAACGGTGTCCGTGCTGCCTGTAGGCCAATTAACAGCGGTCCTGAATCAGAGGCCCAGTGCCACAGTCGACCCCGGCAACGCTGAAGAGAATTTGCTGGAGCCCTGGGAGTCAGAAAACCGCGTTGACTTGCAGGAATGGGAGCTAGGCGAGCGACAGGAGATGCTTCACGCATTTCAGACCATCTTGGTGGCACAGCACGAGCATGAGCTTGCCCTACGGGAGGCTGCGTGCAAGCTGGTGATGGGCGGTGCGACAGCGCTTGACTGGACGTCCTACCCACACTACGCTGAGCCGGGGCTGCACCCATAA
- a CDS encoding hypothetical protein (TriTrypDB/GeneDB-style sysID: LpmP.20.2040): MPTVAASRSDALAPVHEMTMERLRREYVSLKSTSYSLTVEESHLMCKIETLREESVRAALNAEMMEEQVSNQLFRRLDGAEKEVQHYQSLLKEEESETESLSKRIKEMRSQQTEVENMLEERQEYLLMNLQRKLLDMARKKTEVEQELMAERQKYLDVLVTRLNMLRGRGPGSSTESSVTTHSHLSPSEANVASVEKHVDVTLPTTTASHTPTLPLRVGTSLGDGNSMPSAEKPLQEDACPGTTLPLPLVLTPSLTAQKRPNDGFSESTLLSNANVPSGRFSMSTTPRSADLTPRSSHSSEAHHAVVALERKLNQLLLDQAVAMQRTSATEKQCAELTAKLHAVQEATFLDRARAAKMKEELEKARARLSEMKATDSCGTPFSSIDDGFATSSSSVSFENSSFVALSNLSLRERTRELLSSVPPPNMN; encoded by the coding sequence ATGCCTACAGTTGCCGCGTCTCGCAGCGACGCACTGGCGCCAGTGCACGAGATGACCAtggagcggctgcgacgcGAGTACGTGTCTCTCAAGAGTACCAGCTACTCTTTGACAGTGGAGGAGTCACATCTTATGTGCAAGATCGAgacgctgcgcgaggagTCCGTCCGGGCAGCGCTGAACGCTGagatgatggaggagcaggtTTCGAACCAGCTGTTCCGCCGTCTCGATGGTGCAGAAAAGGAGGTACAGCACTATCAGAGTTTGttgaaggaagaggagagcgagaccGAGTCGCTGAGCAAGCGGATCAAGGAGATGCGCAGCCAACAGACAGAGGTCGAGAATATGTTGGAGGAGCGCCAAGAGTACCTCTTAATGAACCTGCAGCGCAAGCTCCTCGACATGGCGCGCAAGAAgacggaggtggagcaggagctcatggcggagcggcagaagTACTTGGATGTGCTTGTTACACGCCTCAACATGCTGCGCGGCCGTGGGCCGGGTTCTAGCACTGAGTCCTCTGTGACAACCCATTCGCATCTGAGCCCGTCTGAAGCGAATGTTGCTTCAGTGGAGAAGCATGTTGATGTGACGCTACCGACTACAACAGCAtcccacacccccacactACCACTGAGGGTGGGAACCTCTCTTGGTGACGGCAATAGCATGCCGTCAGCCGAGAAGCCTCTGCAAGAGGATGCCTGCCCCGGCACCACCCTACCGCTCCCCCTTGTCCTCACGCCTTCGCTCACTGCTCAGAAGAGGCCCAACGATGGTTTCAGTGAGAGTACGTTGCTCAGCAACGCAAACGTTCCCAGTGGACGCTTCAGCATGTCAACGACGCCCCGCTCTGCCGACCTGACGCCGCGCTCTTCACACTCCTCCGAGGCCCACcacgcggtggtggcgctcgaGCGGAAGCTcaaccagctgctgctggaccagGCCGTCGCTATGCAGCGGACCTCCGCAACGGAGAAGCAGTGTGCCGAACTGACAGCGAAGCTGCATGCGGTGCAAGAAGCGACTTTCCTCGACCGCGCTCGTGCCGCAAAgatgaaggaggagctggagaaggcccGCGCTCGCCTCTCGGAGATGAAGGCCACCGACAGCTGTGGCACCCCGTTCTCATCTATCGACGACGGCTTTGCAACGAGTAGCTCGAGTGTATCCTTTGAAAACTCCAGCTTTGTCGCGTTAAGCAATCTCTCGCTGCGGGAACGCACCCGCGAGTTGCTCTCGTCGGTGCCACCACCCAATATGAACTAG
- a CDS encoding hypothetical protein (TriTrypDB/GeneDB-style sysID: LpmP.20.2050) produces MSAVSNLEGVTYEATLGTTLDPEEDEEELASYLVPRLATYAPSASLFSSSLSSHGGEDDGTAEEDHAVFLPGQSGGNGSQARDSGERLAAHALKDDTAEGVVLRASHDLLAHSSASIDEEVQANAGTTVDPFITDMDAEDVDDGYEEDEQDFDEEGKEGAECTDAPTQSRSGKHHSDASNVPNYVNAFAHNRVKELLKFEGSSSIISKDAISAACEAVSLLTHDLVVMAAREATRRHRKTVTYDDIARVVQLLDRFSFLAEVVPPVAASSSSALAAGRSIVVGSSVHSAATPRKSSDTKRHREPFVHRRSAHGRPGGNALQSHGEAPPVATQSKTAQSRALDGAAQRRALYPQAGAGLRQETLRF; encoded by the coding sequence ATGTCTGCTGTAAGCAACCTGGAGGGGGTCACGTACGAAGCCACGCTCGGAACGACACTGGACccggaagaggacgaggaggaatTGGCTTCCTACCTTGTGCCGCGCTTGGCTACGTATGCGCCGTCGGCCTCGCTGTTTTCTTCATCACTGTCGTCGCacggcggcgaagacgaTGGTACCGCAGAAGAGGACCATGCTGTGTTCCTACCAGGGCAGAGTGGCGGCAACGGAAGTCAGGCTcgcgacagcggcgagcGATTGGCTGCACACGCCCTCAAGGACGACACAGCTGAAGGTGTTGTGCTGCGTGCGAGTCACGATCTACTTGCGCATTCCTCTGCCTCTATAGATGAAGAGGTGCAGGCAAATGCTGGTACCACTGTAGACCCATTTATTACGGATATGGATGCCGAGGATGTCGATGATGGgtacgaggaggacgagcaAGACTTTGACGAGGAAGGCAAGGAAGGGGCTGAGTGCACCGATGCACCGACACAGTCACGTTCAGGCAAACACCACAGCGACGCCAGTAACGTTCCCAACTATGTGAACGCGTTTGCGCACAATCGTGTGAAGGAGTTGCTCAAGTTCGAGGGCAGCTCCTCTATCATCTCAAAGGATGCTATATCGGCCGCGTGTGAAGCGGTGTCACTCTTGACGCATGATCTCGTGGTTATGGCTGCGAGAGAAGCAACAAGGCGGCATCGCAAGACCGTTACTTACGACGATATCGCCCGCGTGGTGCAGTTGCTTGACCGTTTTTCGTTCTTAGCTGAGGTGGTGCCGCCTgtggcggcctcctcctccagcgcgctCGCAGCCGGAAGGTCGATCGTCGTTGGTAGCAGCGTACACTCGGCCGCGACTCCGCGCAAGAGTAGCGACACAAAGCGACACAGAGAACCATTCGTGCATCGCCGATCCGCACACGGACGCCCCGGAGGAAATGCGCTGCAGAGCCACGGCGAGGCACCGCCGGTGGCGACGCAGTCCAAGACAGCGCAGTCGCGTGCTCTCGATGGGGCTGCGCAGCGACGAGCTCTTTATCCGCAGGCTGGGGCTGGCTTGCGCCAGGAAACCCTGCGTTTTTGA